In the genome of Arachis stenosperma cultivar V10309 chromosome 2, arast.V10309.gnm1.PFL2, whole genome shotgun sequence, the window aaaagtcaaagaagttagGGTTAAAGGCAAAATCACATTCAAAGGACAAATCACAAAAAGATGTTTTCATATTTGTGCTTCATTATTGAAACTCGATGAGAGATCTTCTTTTGCATACACAGATTCGAAAAGTTGAAGGCATTGAAGATGATGAAATTCTGCTGTGAATCAACGCTCAAGAATTAAATTTGGAGTCAAAGTAAGAATGCACAGTTTAGATTCAAGAAGCAATTTGAAAAATGATGAAAGAGAAGATAGAAGATATGGATGCATGTATGATTCAGTCACTGCTTCTACTCTATCTCTCCTTTGTGACGCCACTACTATTTCTGATTTTCAGGAGAAGAAGTCAAACAAGTGTTAAAATAAGTTACAAGCTTTGGAAGCTTCACTCCTCTATTAAAGAGGTGAACGGCCAAGGATTGGAGTAAGGAGTGAGAGCACACTGTTTGAGTTCCTATAGCTTACAAAGTTATTATActcttctccttcatggttCTCATGGATATCTTATTTTCTCAATCCAgtctttctttattttcaatgaaaaaagataATATTGTGAGGATTATATGAAAAAGCCATTGAGTGAAAAAAGACTGATATACTAAGCAAAGAGTATGAAATATTTTctatgaagaaagaaaaatcaattgATGACATGTTTGAGAGGTTCTCTATCATCATTAATAACTTGGATGCTATGAAAATTACTCATTTCGAACAAGTGCTAGTGAAGAAAATCTTGAGAAGCCTGACTAAAGAGTAGGAAACCATTGCTACTATTATCTTTGATAAGCTAAATGACCTATACTGAGTTGAGAAAAAAGTTACTAGCTTATGAAATCACTCACTTAAAAATGATACAAAAAAAGGAGTGACTCTTAAATCTTGTGCTGAATCATTGGATAATGAATTCAGTGACTGTTTATCAGATGATGAGATTGTGTATTTTGCTAGAAAATTTAGAAGGCTGATGAGacaaaaaagaaggagcagaaGAGGTAGCTCAAAGGAACCAAGAAGGACATTAGCAAAGTCATTTGCCACAACTATAGAGAAATTGGACACTACAAATATGATTGTCCcaaactcaagagagaagacaAGTCTTGAAAGGACAAGAAGAAGGGACTTATACATTATGATTTTTTGGGTAGATTTGAAAAACGAcactgaagaggatgaagagtCGGACAACAATTCGTAAGCATGCTTAATGGTCAATCACAATCACAATAATGAGGTAATCTTTTTTAAACCCTCTAATGAAGAATTCCATCTTATGATTGATGAACTTAATGagaaaattagaattttttgaATCAATGCCATGAACTTGAATTTGAAAATGACATTTTAAAGGCTGAAAATGCTTatctcaaagaaaaattaaaagaagtcaaaagtaatattaatattattcaaGAGAACAAAAGACTTGAATCTGAAATCAAAAGACTTGATGAAAAGCATTTTGTTGTTGCCTGCTTAAATTTCattgaagaaaataaaaggtTGTATAAAGTGATTAAAGATATAAATTAAGACACAATTAAATTTGttcaaaattctaaaaatttagaaaaattattaaCTAGTTAAAAATTTCTCTTTGAAAAACTTGGGTTGGAGTATCATGAAAAAAACTgaatttgtttttgaaaaattttgctTTGAAAATGAAGCCTCaacatccaaaaacaaaaacttTTAAAATCCAAATCACTTTGAAAAATCAACAAGCAAAAATTTTTGTCATACATACAATCGATTTGGTTATTTTCCTATTCAATGTTTCTTTGAAAGAAAAATTGGTGATAAAATTTACAAAGTGATTGAAAAATACAATGCTCTTGGACAACCAAAAAGGTTTAACGTTAAAGGATCTAAAATGATTTGAATACCTAAAGTCACTTAAAAGTATTGTGTAATTTTGTCTGGCATCCAAGAAGAAGAATGACATGTGATACTTGGATAGTGGATGTTCTAGGCAAATGGTCGAAAAGTCCACATTCTTCATCAAACTTGACAAATACGATGGAGGTTTTGTGACTTTCAGTGATGACGGAAAGGAAAAGATAGTGGCCATAGGCAAGGTGGGTAAGAGTTTCTGTACTTTCATTAATGATGTATTCTTAGTTGATGGATTGAAATATAATCTTCTAAGTGTTAGCCAATTATGAGATTTAGCCTATTTggttattttcaaaaatttggaatGCTTAgttgtttgtgaaaattttgGTGAAACTTTGTTTATAGCTAAAAGATGTAATAATATGTATGAACTCACCTTGGAGGAACTAAAAGAAcaaaatgtagcttgttttACTTCtattgaatctgaaaaatggtcATGGCATAAGAAATTGGGACATATTAGCATGTTTTAAATTTCTAAGCTTGTGAAAAAGAATTTGGTAAGAGATCttccaaaaatcaaattttgacaaagacatcacttgtgatgcttgtcaattGAGTAAACAAACTAAAAGCTCTTTTAAACCCAACGATGGCATCTCTACCAAAGGATCATTAGAAATGctacatattgatctttttggtcccaCTAGAACTCAAAACCTAGGTGGTAAACACTATGATTTGGTGGTAGTTAATGATTATACAAGATTTGGATGAGTTATTTTCCTGGCTCATAAAGGTGACgcctttttaaaattttcaattttatacaaaaagattcaaaatggaaaatatttaaaaattgttttcataaGAAGTGACTAtagaaaagaatttgaaaaccaaTACTTTAAATCATTTTGTGATGAATTTGGAATTTCTCAAAATTTCTTATGTCGTAGAACACCTCAACAAAATAGATTTGTTGAAAGGAGAAATAGAAGCTTTCAAAAAATGGCTAGGACAATACTCTGTGAAAATGAAGTTCCAAAATTTTTTTGGGCTGAAGCAGTAACACTGCTTGTTATATTTTAAACCGAAAAATCATTCAACAAGTTTTAAAGAAAACATCATATGAACTTCGGAAAGGATCGGAATACCGCCCaactttaaatattttcatatttttggatgtaaatgttttgttttaaatacTAAAGACAATCTTAAaaagtttgatccaaaatcttatGAAGGTGTTTttgttggttattcaaccactaGCAAAATATATAGGGTTTAACTCAAAGAATATAGAAGTATTGaagaatccatacatgttacctTTTCTGATTCTAATACAATTTCAAGTGTTATTGAGGAGAATGATACAAGAATTGAAACTGAGTTAAGCTCTAAAAGGATCCAAGGTGAAGACAAATCAGAACCATCATTGAAAAATATTGTTTTGTTTTTGCAAACCAAAATGCAGAAGACAATTATATTTTGTCTCCTAATAAAATAGAGAATTCTGAAAATCTCAATAGTGCAGAATCTAGTCATACCCAATCTGAGATCACTTCACCAAAACCCAGAGAATAAAAGTTCTTGAAGAATTATCCACATGAGTTCATTATTGGAGATCCATCTCAAAGAGTTACCACAAGATTCTcaagtagaagaaaaactgAACTTAATGAGTTTGCTCTTATCTCTCAAGTGAAACCTCAAAACGTGAGGGAAGTATTCAATGATCCTTCATGGGTCAAGGCAAGAGGAAGAATTAGtctaatttgaaaaaaatgagGTTTGAATTTTGGTGCCTAATTCGAATGGTAAGAAGGTAACATGTACTAAATGGATCTTTTGAAATGAATTGGGTGAGAATGGTAGTGTTGTTAGAAATAAAGTTAGATGAGTAGTTCAAGGGTCTGACGAAGAGAAGGGCATTGACTTTGATGAGTCATTTGTTTCGGTTGTAAGAATGGAAGCGATAAGATTATTGCTTGCATATGCAACCCACAAAGGGTTTAAGCTTTTCCAAATGAATGTTAAATGTGCCTTTTTGAATGGatttattgatagagaagtaTACACAACATAATCCCcagttttgaaaataaaaaccTCCCAAACTATGTTTTTAAACTCTCTAAAGCACTTTATGGTTTGAGACAAGTTCTAAGAGTTTGGTACGAAAGACTTAGCTCATTCTTGttgaaaaatagttttcaaagaAAAACTACGGATACAACTCTTTTCATTAAAGAATCTAATGATCATTTCATacttgttcaagtttatgtggatgatattaTGTTTGGATCGGCTAATGAAGTCTTATGTGTTGAGTTTAGAAAATTAATGACTAGTGAATTTGATATGAGTATGATAGGAGAACTCACATTTTTTCTAGGACTCCAAATCAAACAAACTACTAGTGAAATTTTTGTGCATCAAGGTATGCCAAGGAGTTAGTAAAGAAATTTGGTTTAGAAAAGTCCAAATCAATGAGTACACCTATGCATCCAAATTctaaacttgaaaaggatgaaATGGAGaaagatgtggatgaaacaaagtatagaggaatgataggATCTCTCATGTATCTAACTTTctctagaccggatattgttcaaagtgttGGAATTTGTTCTAGATTCCAATCTCATCCAAAAGAATCACATATTTTTGCTGTAAAAAGgatcattagatacattaatGGCACTGCTGATTTTGGTCTTTGGTATCCCAAATCTGATGAGTTTTGTGTAGTTGGCTATTGTGTTAAAGATTTTGTCAGAGACCGTGTTGATAAAAAAAGCACTTTAGGAATTTGTTGCTTTCTTAGACAGTTCTTGAATGTGTGGTCAAACAAGAAGCAAGTTACTCTTGCATTATCCACTGTTGAGGCTGAAGTATAGCcgcttcttcttgttgttcacAATTTTTATGGCTGAAAACATAATTTGCAGATTACAAATTGTAAGTCAATAGTATCCCTTAActttgtgataatatgagtgaaATTAACATTTTCAAAAACCTTGTTTTATACTCAAAAATCAGGCACATTGAAGTGAGATTTCACTTCATTAGAAAGCATATGCAAAAGGAAACAATTGACATATAATTTGTGAAATTTAAGGATCAATTGgctgatatttttacaaaatatctatgaagatagattttgtaaattaaaaactACATTAGGATTAATTGgctgatatttttaaaaaacctCTGTGTGAAGATAGATTTTTGTCTCTCAGATCAACATGAGATAAAACTAGACAGATGATAACTCCCTTTAGGTTCCTTGAATTTCAGACTAATTATTGGTACTTCTAATTGATATGGGGTCAAAACTAAATTTTTGGTGGTCCATTGTGTTTCCTTAAAACCACCATTGggatcaagaagaagaaattctATTTTATAAAGTGGACCTCATTGTTTGCTTTGATCATTCACATCAAAAAGGTATTTGCTTTTAAGGATTTTTCTTCAAATCAAATCActttctaattttcaaaatcttgtaACTGTCTTGTTTTTTCAAATTGCTTGCATTtgttttaaaattcaaattttttaaaactcctttcatttatcttttatgtttttaaaaaGGGGGAAGCACTAAGTATTTAAAGCAGTTATTACTCAAAAACTTCTCACCTTCTCCACCACACCTATGTTCTCTTCACCACATTCATTATTTCATTAACCATGAGAAAGAAAATTGTCACGAGAAGAGAAATATGGACTATTCGATCTCCATAAAACCATCCACAAAAGGGACAAGCCCACACCTACATTCATAGTTTTCTCACATTCCTCTCCTATATCTGAACCTTTGGCAAGGACCAAAACCACCTCTCGCAGACCCTCTTCGGTACCACAAGATGCAGAAACTTCTAGGGCAAATAtggcaaaagaaaaaaaatatatgacgGATGAAGAACCACCAACTACTCCTCTTTCTCGTTTATCCTCTCATCCGCAAGGACGTTCAGCTCCTTCCAGTCGCCCCTCCAAAAGTAACAGAAGACCTTTCCTTAATTTAGTGAAAGAACCTACTAATCTTGATCCAGTAGGTTTTAAATCTCAATTTGGTAATCGCCTTCACTCTCATTATGATCCTCTCCACTTTTTTCAATTATGAATTTTGAGTTCCATAAAGATATTGTTTTCAAAAGACCTCTATGCTCATCTTATGTTGCTGACCTAAAAGCATtagatgaaaaagaaattaatttcattgAAAACTTTGTTTACTTAGATTGgaaaaaattctttaaaattagaaaGCCTATCTATCCTGATTTGGTTAGAGAATGTTATGCAAACATGTACCATAGTGAAGAATCTGTTTACTCATATGTTAAAGGCCACCAAATTTAAATAAAGAAACTATTGGTGAAACCCTTGATTATTATGATGCTGACGTCAATATCTAcattttcgaaaaataggaTAATAATCTGAACATTTCACACAAATATGTATTGGCTAACATATGTGAAAATATATCCTTCATGGATGGTGTTACCTCCAATCATAGAGTCTTATGTCCAACCAAAGTCCAATTTCACCGCCTCATCACTCACATACTTATGCTCCAAAGTGGTTCATTTCAAAAAATCACTCTCT includes:
- the LOC130963360 gene encoding secreted RxLR effector protein 161-like; amino-acid sequence: MHPNSKLEKDEMEKDVDETKYRGMIGSLMYLTFSRPDIVQSVGICSRFQSHPKESHIFAVKRIIRYINGTADFGLWYPKSDEFCVVGYCVKDFVRDRVDKKSTLGICCFLRQFLNVWSNKKQVTLALSTVEAEV